One part of the Neoarius graeffei isolate fNeoGra1 chromosome 2, fNeoGra1.pri, whole genome shotgun sequence genome encodes these proteins:
- the LOC132872909 gene encoding interferon-induced transmembrane protein 5-like has translation MDNATYSYSSDCTPLTNCKSSRKPLGSTVVNMGPVTKKPLNDYLVWSLCNTLYVNFCCLGFMALIYSIKARDQKTLGDMRAAQECSDKAKWYNILASGWNLLVPLLFLGLLGLLIVHLGSMQGSFDFFGEDGFQNFMKLFGS, from the exons ATGGACAACGCTACGTACAGCTATTCATCCGACTGCACTCCACTCACAAACTGCAAGTCCTCACGCAAACCGCTCGGGTCAACGGTGGTGAATATGGGCCCTGTGACGAAAAAACCTCTCAATGACTACCTGGTCTGGTCCCTCTGCAACACCTTGTACGTCAATTTCTGCTGCCTCGGCTTCATGGCCCTCATTTACTCCATCAAG GCACGAGACCAGAAGACCCTGGGAGATATGCGTGCTGCTCAGGAGTGCTCAGACAAGGCTAAGTGGTACAATATCCTGGCATCTGGCTGGAACTTGCTGGTGCCGCTGCTTTTCCTCGGGCTTCTTGGACTGCTTATCGTCCACCTGGGCAGCATGCAGGGAAGCTTTGACTTCTTCGGAGAAGATGGCTTCCAGAATTTCATGAAGCTCTTTGGCAGTTAG